In Drosophila innubila isolate TH190305 chromosome 2L unlocalized genomic scaffold, UK_Dinn_1.0 5_B_2L, whole genome shotgun sequence, a single window of DNA contains:
- the LOC117782727 gene encoding transient receptor potential channel pyrexia isoform X2, which translates to MENLGYKEGSTKPRRMTRSISVVTKTEVEQPLTDNNANNRFKSIPPNLMVRWRNNTDAMIEAQYPTAGEFEYMECGPSPPAESAPSMYDSFEEPTSELSVQICNDTLRISLIDQMKSAAGRVRLLEDIEQGNVVAEGLGTHFETSSKLEKNLSYLWAAFLKRWDLLEGLLNTGADLHFCDQNGISALHLGAFSGCLATLDLLVSKGINVNLQPKCYTPLHCAAFGNAVEAAKFLINSGALITKDTTKPNCEESLLHCAVRSNALECLQLFIGEGADVNSLKPNGTNAIHLAADLGHLQCLEALLNAPNADANVRICIREKESTALHLAADEGNVECVDLLLSKGADAKLKNHRGFTPLHLAARTSSLECVESLLRNGNADANAEDFDHRTPLHAAVGKSENAYDIMETLIQWGANVNHKDIYGFTALHLAALDGLVQCVEMLIFHGADVTTKSKKGTSALNVITRKTPASVAMIRQKLDAAITLHHSQDPVNREVELELDFRQLLQHCHPREISYLNTFVDEGQKEILEHPLCSSFLYIKWGKIRKYYIGRLIFCFSFVLFLTLYVLTALAHNCYNGSKDDNTTIQAQELCQKQSILGDMLRNNPFVMEMQWWVLVAITIVEIFRKLYGITGYSSFRHYVTQVENIMEWFVITSVFVISYIYTKQTYTFQNHIGAFAVLLGWTNLMLMIGQLPVFDVYVAMYTRVQGEFAKLFMAYSCMLIGFTISFCVIFPSSSSFANPFMGFITVLVMMIGEQDLSLLINDPDGKDPPFLLEVSAQITFVLFLLFVTIILMNLLVGIAVHDIQGLKKTAGLSKLVRQTKLISYIESALFNGYLPTWLRNLLHYTALVSPQAYRVVLCVKPLNPSEKRLPRDILMKAYEVGKMRKHFGHTISSKNPAENYLSYKNKYNNTNGCVSTAYALPDPDPESAQFTTLTNKIDDNADRIEFLTQEIQELKQALISQQQQASKVIDKLLIVISNQQKQNLRK; encoded by the exons ATGGAGAATCTTGGCTACAAGGAGGGCAGCACGAAGCCCCGTCGCATGACACGTTCCATCAGCGTCGTTACCAAAACCGAAGTGGAGCAGCCGCTCACAGACAATAATGCGAATAACCG TTTCAAATCGATTCCACCCAATCTGATGGTGCGATGGCGCAACAACACTGACGCCATGATCGAAGCCCAGTACCCGACAGCTGGAGAATTCGAATACATGGAGTGTGGACCATCGCCGCCGGCGGAGAGTGCGCCGAGCATGTACGATAGCTTTGAGGAGCCGACGAGCGAGCTGAGCGTTCAGATCTGCAATGATACGCTTAGGATTAGCCTTATAGACCAGATGAAGAGTGCCGCGGGACGTGTGCGCCTCTTGGAGGACATTGAGCAGGGCAACGTGGTGGCCGAGGGGCTGGGAACGCACTTTGAGACCTCCTCGAAGCTGGAGAAGAATCTCAGCTATTTATGGGCAGCATTTCTCAAGCGATGGGATCTGCTTGAGGGATTACTAAACACAGGTGCCGATCTGCACTTTTGCGATCAGAATGGCATTTCGGCATTACATCTGGGCGCCTTCAGCGGTTGCCTGGCCACACTGGATCTACTCGTGTCCAAGGGGATCAATGTCAATCTGCAGCCCAAGTGCTACACACCATTACACTGCGCCGCCTTTGGCAATGCCGTCGAGGCGGCCAAGTTCCTCATCAATAGTGGCGCTCTCATCACCAAAGACACCACCAAGCCCAATTGCGAGGAGAGCCTGCTCCATTGCGCGGTGCGATCCAATGCCCTTGAGTGCCTGCAGCTCTTCATTGGAGAGGGAGCTGACGTGAATTCTCTAAAGCCAAATGGCACCAATGCCATTCACTTGGCCGCTGATCTGGGCCATCTCCAATGCCTGGAAGCTCTGCTGAATGCCCCAAATGCCGATGCCAATGTCCGCATCTGCATTCGGGAAAAGGAGTCGACGGCTCTGCATCTGGCTGCGGATGAGGGCAATGTGGAGTGCGTTGATCTGTTGCTTTCCAAAGGCGCCGACGCCAAGCTGAAGAACCATCGTGGCTTTACGCCACTTCATCTGGCAGCACGAACCTCCAGCTTGGAGTGCGTCGAGTCTCTGTTGCGCAACGGGAATGCGGATGCCAATGCCGAGGACTTTGATCATCGGACGCCGTTGCATGCGGCCGTCGGCAAATCTGAGAATGCCTATGATATCATGGAGACTCTCATCCAATGGGGCGCCAATGTGAACCACAAGGATATATACGGTTTCACCGCTCTCCACTTGGCGGCTCTCGATGGACTCGTTCAGTGCGTCGAGATGCTCATCTTCCATGGCGCCGATGTCACAACCAAGTCCAAGAAGGGCACCTCCGCCCTGAATGTCATCACACGCAAGACGCCTGCATCCGTGGCCATGATACGTCAGAAACTGGATGCTGCCATCACACTGCACCATTCCCAG GATCCTGTGAACCGCGAGGTGGAACTTGAGCTAGACTTTCGACAGCTCCTGCAGCATTGTCATCCTCGAGAGATCAGTTATTTGAACACGTTCGTGGATGAGGGTCAGAAGGAGATACTGGAACATCCACTGTGCTCCTCCTTTTTGTACATCAAGTGGGGCAAAATACGTAAATACTACATAGGTCGCTTGATCTTCTGCTTCAGCTTTGTGCTCTTCTTGACGTTGTATGTGCTGACGGCATTGGCGCACAATTGTTACAACGGCAGCAAGGACGACAATACAACGATCCAGGCGCAGGAGCTGTGCCAGAAACAGTCCATATTGGGAGACATGCTGCGTAATAATCCGTTTGTCATGGAAATGCAATGGTGGGTGTTGGTAGCCATAACCATAGTGGAGATATTCCGGAAGCTGTATGGGATTACAGGCTACTCCTCGTTTCGACATTATGTGACGCAGGTGGAGAACATTATGGAGTGGTTCGTCATAACCAGCGTATTTGTCATCTCATACATTTACACCAAGCAGACGTACACGTTCCAGAATCACATTGGCGCCTTTGCCGTCCTGCTTGGCTGGACCAATCTCATGCTGATGATTGGCCAGCTCCCAGTCTTCGATGTATACGTGGCCATGTACACGCGGGTCCAGGGCGAGTTTGCCAAACTGTTTATGGCCTATTCCTGTATGTTGATTGGATTCACCATCAGCTTTTGTGTCATCTTtccatcgtcatcatcgtttGCCAATCCCTTTATGGGATTCATCACAGTCCTGGTGATGATGATTGGCGAGCAGGATCTATCGCTGCTGATCAATGATCCCGATGGCAAGGATCCACCTTTTCTACTTGAGGTCAGCGCACAGATTACGTTTGTTCTCTTTCTGCTGTTTGTGACCATAATTTTGATGAATCTGCTGGTGGGCATTGCCGTGCACGATATACAGGGTCTCAAGAAGACCGCCGGTCTGTCCAAGCTGGTGCGACAAACCAAGCTGATCAGCTACATTGAGTCGGCTCTGTTCAATGGATATTTGCCCACCTGGCTGCGCAATCTGTTGCATTACACGGCGTTGGTTTCCCCACAAGCCTATCGTGTAGTGCTGTGTGTGAAGCCCCTCAATCCCAGCGAGAAACGGCTGCCACGTGACATTCTCATGAAGGCCTACGAGGTGGGTAAGATGCGCAAGCACTTTGGCCACACCATTTCATCCAAGAATCCAGCCGAGAACTATCTGTCGTACAAGAACAAGTACAACAATACCAATGGATGCGTATCAACTGCATACGCGCTGCCTGATCCGGATCCAGAATCCGCACAGTTCACCACGCTAACGAATAAAATTGATGACAATGCGGATCGCATAGAGTTTCTCACTCAGGAGATTCAGGAGCTGAAGCAAGCGTTGAtatcgcaacaacaacaggcaagCAAAGTGATTGACAAGCTGCTCATCGTCATCTCCAATCAACAGAAGCAGAATCTGCGCAAATAG
- the LOC117782727 gene encoding transient receptor potential channel pyrexia isoform X1 gives MKLEIENSSLANWHHPWIWLQTVFKSIPPNLMVRWRNNTDAMIEAQYPTAGEFEYMECGPSPPAESAPSMYDSFEEPTSELSVQICNDTLRISLIDQMKSAAGRVRLLEDIEQGNVVAEGLGTHFETSSKLEKNLSYLWAAFLKRWDLLEGLLNTGADLHFCDQNGISALHLGAFSGCLATLDLLVSKGINVNLQPKCYTPLHCAAFGNAVEAAKFLINSGALITKDTTKPNCEESLLHCAVRSNALECLQLFIGEGADVNSLKPNGTNAIHLAADLGHLQCLEALLNAPNADANVRICIREKESTALHLAADEGNVECVDLLLSKGADAKLKNHRGFTPLHLAARTSSLECVESLLRNGNADANAEDFDHRTPLHAAVGKSENAYDIMETLIQWGANVNHKDIYGFTALHLAALDGLVQCVEMLIFHGADVTTKSKKGTSALNVITRKTPASVAMIRQKLDAAITLHHSQDPVNREVELELDFRQLLQHCHPREISYLNTFVDEGQKEILEHPLCSSFLYIKWGKIRKYYIGRLIFCFSFVLFLTLYVLTALAHNCYNGSKDDNTTIQAQELCQKQSILGDMLRNNPFVMEMQWWVLVAITIVEIFRKLYGITGYSSFRHYVTQVENIMEWFVITSVFVISYIYTKQTYTFQNHIGAFAVLLGWTNLMLMIGQLPVFDVYVAMYTRVQGEFAKLFMAYSCMLIGFTISFCVIFPSSSSFANPFMGFITVLVMMIGEQDLSLLINDPDGKDPPFLLEVSAQITFVLFLLFVTIILMNLLVGIAVHDIQGLKKTAGLSKLVRQTKLISYIESALFNGYLPTWLRNLLHYTALVSPQAYRVVLCVKPLNPSEKRLPRDILMKAYEVGKMRKHFGHTISSKNPAENYLSYKNKYNNTNGCVSTAYALPDPDPESAQFTTLTNKIDDNADRIEFLTQEIQELKQALISQQQQASKVIDKLLIVISNQQKQNLRK, from the exons ATGaaattagaaattgaaaatagctCATTAGCGAACTGGCATCATCCGTGGATATGGCTGCAAACGGT TTTCAAATCGATTCCACCCAATCTGATGGTGCGATGGCGCAACAACACTGACGCCATGATCGAAGCCCAGTACCCGACAGCTGGAGAATTCGAATACATGGAGTGTGGACCATCGCCGCCGGCGGAGAGTGCGCCGAGCATGTACGATAGCTTTGAGGAGCCGACGAGCGAGCTGAGCGTTCAGATCTGCAATGATACGCTTAGGATTAGCCTTATAGACCAGATGAAGAGTGCCGCGGGACGTGTGCGCCTCTTGGAGGACATTGAGCAGGGCAACGTGGTGGCCGAGGGGCTGGGAACGCACTTTGAGACCTCCTCGAAGCTGGAGAAGAATCTCAGCTATTTATGGGCAGCATTTCTCAAGCGATGGGATCTGCTTGAGGGATTACTAAACACAGGTGCCGATCTGCACTTTTGCGATCAGAATGGCATTTCGGCATTACATCTGGGCGCCTTCAGCGGTTGCCTGGCCACACTGGATCTACTCGTGTCCAAGGGGATCAATGTCAATCTGCAGCCCAAGTGCTACACACCATTACACTGCGCCGCCTTTGGCAATGCCGTCGAGGCGGCCAAGTTCCTCATCAATAGTGGCGCTCTCATCACCAAAGACACCACCAAGCCCAATTGCGAGGAGAGCCTGCTCCATTGCGCGGTGCGATCCAATGCCCTTGAGTGCCTGCAGCTCTTCATTGGAGAGGGAGCTGACGTGAATTCTCTAAAGCCAAATGGCACCAATGCCATTCACTTGGCCGCTGATCTGGGCCATCTCCAATGCCTGGAAGCTCTGCTGAATGCCCCAAATGCCGATGCCAATGTCCGCATCTGCATTCGGGAAAAGGAGTCGACGGCTCTGCATCTGGCTGCGGATGAGGGCAATGTGGAGTGCGTTGATCTGTTGCTTTCCAAAGGCGCCGACGCCAAGCTGAAGAACCATCGTGGCTTTACGCCACTTCATCTGGCAGCACGAACCTCCAGCTTGGAGTGCGTCGAGTCTCTGTTGCGCAACGGGAATGCGGATGCCAATGCCGAGGACTTTGATCATCGGACGCCGTTGCATGCGGCCGTCGGCAAATCTGAGAATGCCTATGATATCATGGAGACTCTCATCCAATGGGGCGCCAATGTGAACCACAAGGATATATACGGTTTCACCGCTCTCCACTTGGCGGCTCTCGATGGACTCGTTCAGTGCGTCGAGATGCTCATCTTCCATGGCGCCGATGTCACAACCAAGTCCAAGAAGGGCACCTCCGCCCTGAATGTCATCACACGCAAGACGCCTGCATCCGTGGCCATGATACGTCAGAAACTGGATGCTGCCATCACACTGCACCATTCCCAG GATCCTGTGAACCGCGAGGTGGAACTTGAGCTAGACTTTCGACAGCTCCTGCAGCATTGTCATCCTCGAGAGATCAGTTATTTGAACACGTTCGTGGATGAGGGTCAGAAGGAGATACTGGAACATCCACTGTGCTCCTCCTTTTTGTACATCAAGTGGGGCAAAATACGTAAATACTACATAGGTCGCTTGATCTTCTGCTTCAGCTTTGTGCTCTTCTTGACGTTGTATGTGCTGACGGCATTGGCGCACAATTGTTACAACGGCAGCAAGGACGACAATACAACGATCCAGGCGCAGGAGCTGTGCCAGAAACAGTCCATATTGGGAGACATGCTGCGTAATAATCCGTTTGTCATGGAAATGCAATGGTGGGTGTTGGTAGCCATAACCATAGTGGAGATATTCCGGAAGCTGTATGGGATTACAGGCTACTCCTCGTTTCGACATTATGTGACGCAGGTGGAGAACATTATGGAGTGGTTCGTCATAACCAGCGTATTTGTCATCTCATACATTTACACCAAGCAGACGTACACGTTCCAGAATCACATTGGCGCCTTTGCCGTCCTGCTTGGCTGGACCAATCTCATGCTGATGATTGGCCAGCTCCCAGTCTTCGATGTATACGTGGCCATGTACACGCGGGTCCAGGGCGAGTTTGCCAAACTGTTTATGGCCTATTCCTGTATGTTGATTGGATTCACCATCAGCTTTTGTGTCATCTTtccatcgtcatcatcgtttGCCAATCCCTTTATGGGATTCATCACAGTCCTGGTGATGATGATTGGCGAGCAGGATCTATCGCTGCTGATCAATGATCCCGATGGCAAGGATCCACCTTTTCTACTTGAGGTCAGCGCACAGATTACGTTTGTTCTCTTTCTGCTGTTTGTGACCATAATTTTGATGAATCTGCTGGTGGGCATTGCCGTGCACGATATACAGGGTCTCAAGAAGACCGCCGGTCTGTCCAAGCTGGTGCGACAAACCAAGCTGATCAGCTACATTGAGTCGGCTCTGTTCAATGGATATTTGCCCACCTGGCTGCGCAATCTGTTGCATTACACGGCGTTGGTTTCCCCACAAGCCTATCGTGTAGTGCTGTGTGTGAAGCCCCTCAATCCCAGCGAGAAACGGCTGCCACGTGACATTCTCATGAAGGCCTACGAGGTGGGTAAGATGCGCAAGCACTTTGGCCACACCATTTCATCCAAGAATCCAGCCGAGAACTATCTGTCGTACAAGAACAAGTACAACAATACCAATGGATGCGTATCAACTGCATACGCGCTGCCTGATCCGGATCCAGAATCCGCACAGTTCACCACGCTAACGAATAAAATTGATGACAATGCGGATCGCATAGAGTTTCTCACTCAGGAGATTCAGGAGCTGAAGCAAGCGTTGAtatcgcaacaacaacaggcaagCAAAGTGATTGACAAGCTGCTCATCGTCATCTCCAATCAACAGAAGCAGAATCTGCGCAAATAG
- the LOC117782732 gene encoding probable arginine--tRNA ligase, mitochondrial: MTSRIRRAICEQLPQLENIYYALEVPAKKQLNAASRPVLQWTLSATVAQQESELLESVKSQQFDAAYIEQVRVVPSAGRSAAKVEFQLQPDAFAAHLLQVETTPTPSVAPACAEEHVVVEYSSPNIAKPFHVGHLRSTIIGNVLANLHQHLGYRTTRLNYLGDWGTQFGLLALGVQLKNVSDAEMRVAPIETLYNAYVAANKAATEDPDLAKRARDLFTALEAGTDATMTSKWQQYRHYTIDELTSVYERLGVHFDSYEWESQYSQNEISEVLAQLRSAGILQRELDGREIVVVDQRRVPVIKSDGSTLYLARDIAALLERQRRLQFSSMLYVVDNGQTDHFNALFQTATALDNRFNGKLQHVKFGRIHGMSTRQGKAIFLSDVLNEAREVMREKRTLSATTKVNSCMNDEHVCDILGVSAVLVNVLKQRRQRDHVFSWDQALQVNGDTGIKLQYTHCRLHSLLDNFRHIQLENIKPSWQHLTQEPSEALDVLYELARFEQCVWHSKEQLEACVLVNYLFGLCNATSRALKRLPVKLERCPAKQSQRLLLFHAAKRTLQCGMQLLGLKPLNQM; this comes from the exons ATGACCAGCCGCATCCGGCGCGCGATTTGTGAGCAG TTGCCGCAATTGGAAAACATATACTATGCGTTGGAGGTGCCTGCCAAAAAGCAACTGAATGCTGCTTCACGACCCGTGCTGCAGTGGACATTGTCGGCAACTGTTGCACAACAGGAAAGCGAATTGTTGGAGTCGGTGAAAAGTCAACAATTTGATGCCGCATACATTGAACAGGTGCGCGTGGTGCCTAGTGCAGGACGTAGTGCAGCTAAGGTGGAGTTCCAGCTGCAGCCAGATGCATTTGCAGCCCACCTTCTGCAAGTGGAGACGACCCCGACCCCTTCAGTGGCACCAGCTTGCGCTGAGGAGCACGTTGTTGTAGAATACAGCTCGCCAAACATTGCAAAGCCTTTTCATGTCGGACACTTGCGCTCTACAATCATAGGCAATGTGCTGGCCAATCTTCACCAGCATTTGGGCTATCGCACGACTCGCCTCAACTACTTGGGCGATTGGGGCACTCAGTTTGGTTTACTGGCACTGGGCGTGCAACTGAAGAACGTGTCCGATGCTGAAATGCGAGTGGCGCCTATCGAAACTCTATACAATGCATATGTGGCAGCAAACAAGGCTGCCACTGAGGATCCTGATCTGGCTAAACGAGCACGCGATTTGTTCACTGCGCTGGAGGCGGGCACAGATGCAACCATGACCAGCAAATGGCAGCAGTATCGTCATTATACCATAGACGAGCTCACATCTGTTTATGAGCGCCTTGGGGTGCATTTTGACAGCTATGAATGGGAATCACAGTACTCACAAAATGAGATCAGTGAAGTTCTGGCCCAGCTTCGCTCAGCAGGGATCCTACAGCGCGAGCTGGATGGCCGTGAAATCGTTGTTGTCGATCAGCGTCGAGTTCCTGTGATCAAAAGCGATGGCTCCACTTTATACCTGGCACGTGACATTGCGGCTCTGTTGGAGCGTCAAAGGCGTCTACAGTTCTCAAGCATGCTGTACGTCGTGGATAATGGCCAGACAGATCATTTCAATGCCTTGTTCCAAACAGCTACGGCGTTAGACAATCGCTTCAATGGTAAACTACAGCATGTGAAATTCGGACGAATTCATGGAATGAGCACACGCCAGGGCAAAGCCATCTTCCTCAGCGATGTGCTCAACGAGGCCAGGGAGGTGATGCGCGAGAAGCGAACCCTCAGTGCAA CCACTAAAGTTAATAGCTGTATGAATGATGAGCACGTTTGCGACATTCTGGGTGTGTCTGCTGTACTTGTCAACGTATTGAAACAGCGACGCCAGCGGGATCATGTTTTTAGCTGGGATCAGGCGCTACAGGTAAACGGCGATACGGGCATCAAGCTACAATATACACACTGCCGTTTGCACAGTCTGCTGGATAATTTTCGACATATTCAGCTGGAGAATATAAAGCCAAGCTGGCAGCATTTAACCCAAGAGCCATCAGAGGCTCTGGATGTGCTTTATGAGCTGGCTCGCTTCGAGCAATGCGTGTGGCATTCCAAGGAGCAGCTAGAGGCTTGTGTGCTGGTCAACTATCTGTTTGGCTTGTG CAATGCAACGAGTCGTGCGCTAAAGCGCTTGCCTGTGAAGCTGGAGAGATGTCCAGCGAAACAATCGCAACGTCTGCTGCTCTTCCATGCGGCTAAGCGTACGCTACAATGCGGAATGCAGCTGTTGGGCCTCAAGCCCCTAAACCAAATGTAG
- the LOC117782730 gene encoding vam6/Vps39-like protein — translation MHKAYSVQSILKQGVQIEAIAAYGNHVILGTRSGQLIMYSVDKNTGVDMRMFNKNFSKKPITQMEVVAAENLLFVLTDNMIHVCDISRIENNFEFMHSSADTKGCTLFTMDVDSRKSTTGELATFIRIGCAINRRIVFFFWKKDKLASLELTIELIDVPRAISWVNQTVCVGYKHQYVIYNISCTPPKKHELILTSSTISQEPNICLIRKNMLGISKDNYLMLIDPSQYTAKEGSADGGMNNKTTLTMWTSPLMGLVWDEPFAIGRIKNTIEIRSLVGKETLVQSLPEIKNTRFLVRSDKGTIFAAATSELWCIRMVNIPSQRDELLLQKKFQLAIELTEISEEEVNDKAQTIRQIHMLYAKELFTNKEFSAAMKEFEKAAIDPYDVIRLFPSLVPEPKNSAEDATVPTSSVPKLEDHDLENAHMALIEFLAQARQREVVKLLDTKSSSKALLEIIDTTLLKCYLQTNDALVAPLLRLNQCHLEESEKMLKKHNKLSELIILYDGKGMHKKALTLLKEQANVEGSVLQGVQRTIGYLQGLGAEHLTLIFEFAEWVIAKDPIEGLKIFTEELLAVEALPRAKVLDFLVSKFKNLVTPYLEHIIDVWDDTNTLRHNALLKEYSKQVQHLLAEKTKGQETPKLQHLRSKLYKMLDESQYYSPDRVLQDFPTTVLLEERALILGRLKMHEKVLAIYIQVLGDVMKARTYAEGNYELDKDVFNKLLAIILKPMQQPPYEGVSMHPDFVKPNLKVALELLNVYTVKIEPIKILEYLPDDVPVHELKTYLEMVIRTDLAEQHQRKIMMGLLQSEAKRLQSAVDIEKKKCFELNEATVCPECKKRFANQTAFVRYPNGQVVHLSCYDRCLKASQQ, via the exons atgcaTAAGGCCTACAGTGTGCAGTCAATCCTGAAGCAAGGCGTTCAAATTGAAGCAATTGCAGCTTACG GTAACCATGTTATATTGGGCACCAGGAGCGGTCAGCTCATAATGTACTCAGTGGACAAAAATACAGGAGTGGATATGCGAATGTTTAACAAGAATTTCAGCAAGAAACCAATTACACAGATGGAGGTGGTTGCTGCTGAAAATCTCCTTTTCGTGCTGACGGACAATATGATTCATGTGTGTGACATAAGTCGCATTGAGAATAATTTCGAATTCATGCACAGTTCTGCGGACACAAAGGGTTGTACGCTCTTTACAATGGATGTGGACTCTCGTAAATCGACAACTGGCGAATTGGCCACGTTTATACGAATTGGCTGTGCCATCAATCGCCGTATCGTGTTCTTCTTTTGGAAAAAGGATAAGCTTGCTTCCTTAGAGTTGACTATCGAATTGATTGATGTGCCTCGGGCAATAAGCTGGGTGAATcaaactgtgtgtgtggggtACAAGCATCAATACGTTATATACAAT ATATCTTGTACTCCACCAAAAAAACACGAACTGATACTAACCTCCTCCACCATCAGCCAGGAGCCCAACATTTGTCTCATACGCAAAAATATGTTAGGCATATCCAAAGACAACTACCTGATGCTCATTGATCCCAGTCAATACACAGCTAAGGAAGGCAGCGCTGATGGTGGAATGAATAATAAGACAACGCTAACAATGTGGACAAGTCCACTGATGGGATTGG TTTGGGATGAACCCTTTGCTATTGGACGCATTAAAAACACCATCGAAATTCGAAGCTTGGTAGGCAAGGAGACATTGGTGCAATCCCTGCCAGAGATAAAGAATACCAGATTTCTTGTTCGCTCTGATAAAGGCACAATATTTGCCGCCGCTACATCTGAACTGTGGTGTATACGTATGGTGAACATCCCTTCACAAAGGGACGAATTGTTACTTCAAAAGAAATTTCAATTGGCCATAGAACTGACG GAAATTTCTGAGGAAGAGGTCAACGATAAGGCACAGACCATACGACAGATACATATGCTGTATGCCAAGGAGCTATTTACCAATAAAGAGTTCTCAGCTGCTATGAAGGAGTTCGAAAAGGCTGCTATTGATCCCTACGATGTGATACGCCTTTTCCCCAGCCTTGTACCGGAGCCCAAGAACAGTGCAGAGGATGCTACAGTGCCCACATCCAGCGTACCAAAGCTGGAGGATCATGACCTGGAAAATGCGCACATGGCCCTTATTGAGTTTTTAGCCCAGGCACGACAACGAGAAGTGGTCAAACTGCTCGATACCAAAAGCAGCTCCAAGGCGTTATTGGAGATCATAGACACTACGTTGTTAAAGTGTTATCTACAGACAAATGATGCGCTAGTTGCTCCACTTTTGCGACTTAATCAGTGTCATCTAGAGGAGTCTGAGAAAATgctcaaaaaacacaataagcTTTCGGAATTGATCATTCTCTATGATGGAAAAGGCATGCACAAGAAAGCTCTGACACTACTAAAAGAACAAGCCAATGTGGAAGGATCTGTGTTGCAGGGTGTTCAACGCACCATCGGTTATTTGCAGGGACTTGGCGCAGAACACTTGACgttgatttttgaatttgcCGAGTGGGTTATAGCTAAAGATCCGATTGAAGGTCTTAAAATATTCACCGAAGAGCTCCTCGCTGTAGAAGCACTACCACGTGCCAAAGTTCTAGACTTTTTGGTGAGCAAATTCAAGAATTTAGTCACACCCTACCTGGAGCATATTATCGACGTGTGGGACGACACCAACACACTACGGCACAATGCACTACTTAAGGAGTACAGTAAACAAGTGCAGCACTTACTCGCTGAGAAGACAAAGGG GCAGGAAACGCCGAAGCTGCAACATCTACGCTCCAAGTTGTACAAAATGCTAGATGAATCCCAATACTACTCTCCAGATCGAGTGCTGCAGGATTTTCCCACCACAGTGCTGCTAGAGGAGCGTGCACTTATTCTGGGTCGCCTCAAGATGCATGAAAAGGTGCTGGCCATTTACATTCAAGTGCTTGGCGATGTTATGAAGGCCAGAACTTATGCGGAAGGAAACTACGAGCTGGACAAGGACGTTTTCAACAAGCTCCTAGCGATCATACTAAAACCAATGCAACAACCGCCATACGAGGGTGTTTCCATGCATCCAGACTTTGTAAAACCTAACTTGAAAGTGGCACTCGAGTTGCTTAATGTATATACTGTAAAAATAGAACCAATTAAGATATTGGAA TATCTGCCGGATGATGTGCCCGTGCATGAACTTAAAACTTATTTGGAGATGGTGATACGCACTGATCTGGCCGAGCAACATCAGCGTAAAATAATGATGGGACTTTTGCAATCAGAGGCAAAGCGACTCCAATCTGCAGTAGACATTGAGAAGAAAAAGTGCTTTGAACTAAACGAGGCAACTGTGTGTCCGGAGTGCAAGAAACGCTTTGCCAATCAAACGGCCTTTGTGCGGTATCCAAATGGCCAGGTGGTGCATCTGTCCTGCTACGACAGATGTTTGAAAGCGTCCCAGCAATAA